In Lotus japonicus ecotype B-129 chromosome 5, LjGifu_v1.2, one genomic interval encodes:
- the LOC130718647 gene encoding GATA transcription factor 21-like, producing MTPVSLNPPGPSIQGQNHLFNSLNNQDYHASLFNILDRRQGIGIGELRENDHQDDKLVVWHDGSSSSSSSNHLYNSTFISPQPVMDNPSSSTCDPNLSFSKMEEEDIKNVHGSAKWMSSKMRLMKKMMSTPATDKANNSTTIPISPRIQNQGHENRYSQRSPRNNNNSSNTTRVCSDCNTSSTPLWRSGPNGPKSLCNACGIRQRKARRAMAEAANGLATPINTASTKTRVHHNKEKKPRANHFAQFKNKSKSTSSNAGSSQETKKLECFKDFAISLRNNSTFQQVFPRDEVAEAALLLMDLSCGYVHSY from the exons ATGACTCCTGTTTCTCTGAACCCACCAGGTCCTTCCATACAAGGTCAAAACCATCTCTTCAATTCTCTTAATAATCAGGATTATCATGCTTCCTTATTTAACATACTTGATCGGAGGCAAGGCATAGGAATTGGAGAGTTAAGAGAAAATGATCACCAG GACGATAAGCTGGTGGTATGGCATGatggatcatcatcatcatcaagcaGCAATCATCTTTACAATTCGACTTTTATTTCACCTCAGCCAGTTATGGACAACCCAAGCAGCAGCACATGTGACCCAAATTTATCATTCTCCAAAATGGAGGAGGAAGACATCAAAAACGTTCACGGGTCTGCAAAATGGATGTCTTCAAAGATGAGGTTGATGAAAAAAATGATGAGTACTCCAGCCACTGACAAAGCAAACAACTCTACTACTATTCCAATTAGTCCAAGAATCCAAAATCAAGGGCATGAAAACAGGTACAGCCAAAGAAGCCCTCGTAATAACAACAACAGCAGTAACACCACTAGGGTTTGTTCGGATTGTAACACAAGCAGTACCCCACTTTGGAGGAGTGGCCCTAACGGTCCTAAG TCGCTTTGCAATGCATGTGGAATTAGACAGAGGAAGGCAAGAAGGGCAATGGCAGAAGCTGCTAATGGTTTGGCCACTCCCATAAATACAGCATCAACAAAGACCAGAGTGCATCATAACAAGGAAAAGAAGCCTCGTGCAAACCATTTTGCTCAGTTCAAGAACAAATCCAAATCCACTTCAAGTAATGCAGGTTCATCTCAAGAGACAAAGAAGCTTGAATGTTTCAAGGACTTTGCAATAAGTTTGAGGAACAACTCAACTTTTCAGCAAGTGTTTCCAAGGGATGAAGTAGCTGAGGCGGCGCTGCTTTTGATGGATTTATCTTGTGGTTATGTTCACTCTTACTAA